One genomic window of Bacteroidales bacterium includes the following:
- the dtd gene encoding D-tyrosyl-tRNA(Tyr) deacylase translates to MRIVIQRVNRASVTINNTVKSAIEKGLLILLGIEEADTEEDLKWLTAKAVNLRIFDDEKGVMNLSVKDIDGEVLVVSQFTLYASTKKGNRPSYIRAAGHATAIPMYEKFCKEIEELIGKEVKQGEFGADMLVSLDNSGPVTIVIDSKNRE, encoded by the coding sequence ATGAGAATTGTAATACAGAGAGTAAATAGAGCATCGGTAACTATTAACAATACAGTAAAATCAGCAATTGAGAAAGGGTTGCTCATACTTCTTGGTATTGAAGAGGCTGACACCGAAGAGGATTTGAAATGGCTAACAGCAAAGGCTGTAAACCTACGCATATTTGATGATGAAAAAGGAGTAATGAACCTGTCTGTAAAAGATATTGACGGAGAGGTGCTAGTTGTTAGTCAATTTACTCTATATGCCTCAACAAAAAAAGGGAATAGGCCTTCATATATAAGAGCAGCAGGACACGCAACCGCTATTCCTATGTATGAGAAGTTCTGCAAGGAGATAGAAGAATTAATCGGTAAAGAGGTTAAACAGGGGGAGTTTGGAGCAGATATGTTAGTCTCGCTCGATAATAGCGGACCCGTAACAATAGTAATAGACTCTAAAAACAGAGAATAG
- a CDS encoding nucleotide pyrophosphohydrolase yields the protein MTIDEAQKKVDQWIRKYGKRYFNELTNMAILTEEVGEVARIIARRYGEQSFKESDKNVDLSDELADVLWVLLCIANQTGVNLTDALKKNIEKKTERDKTRHINNPKL from the coding sequence ATGACAATAGACGAGGCTCAAAAAAAAGTAGATCAGTGGATTAGAAAGTACGGCAAACGTTACTTTAACGAACTCACAAATATGGCTATCCTTACCGAAGAGGTTGGCGAAGTTGCCAGAATAATTGCTCGAAGATACGGAGAGCAATCGTTTAAAGAGAGCGATAAGAACGTTGACCTTTCAGATGAACTTGCCGATGTTTTATGGGTTCTATTGTGTATTGCAAACCAAACAGGAGTAAATCTTACAGATGCACTAAAGAAGAATATTGAGAAGAAAACAGAGAGAGATAAAACAAGACATATAAACAATCCTAAATTATAA
- a CDS encoding polyprenyl synthetase family protein — translation MDIKESLKDVIGVDLENFNVTLRNSLSTDNALLKGVIDYYLQAKGKQIRPILVILSSRLFGEINDATISAAVAIELLHNASLIHDDVVDSSPLRRGRKTVNNIWDNRVAVLVGDFFVSTALQSAIKSNNLNTISLIAALGKELATGEINQIETADEHILDEERYFNVIKQKTASLFSSCMLMGGYSNGATEEQLNAIEEYGNKLGLCFQIKDDIFDYFTDDSVGKPTGSDLKEGKVSLPLLFAVQSNSDERNSQMCDLLMRGNLTDEEISLLIEYAKEKGGIEYAENMMLKLKSEAEDALSIFPDSKIKDVLIELLDYIIARNY, via the coding sequence ATGGATATAAAAGAGTCGCTCAAAGATGTTATTGGTGTTGATTTGGAGAACTTTAATGTGACGCTCCGCAACTCATTATCAACCGATAACGCTTTGCTAAAGGGGGTAATTGACTACTATCTTCAGGCAAAAGGTAAGCAAATTAGACCGATATTGGTTATACTAAGTTCTCGCTTATTTGGTGAGATTAACGATGCCACTATCAGTGCTGCTGTGGCTATTGAATTACTACATAATGCCTCTCTAATTCATGATGATGTTGTTGATAGTTCCCCGCTTAGAAGAGGTAGAAAAACAGTCAATAATATTTGGGATAATAGAGTAGCAGTTTTAGTTGGAGACTTTTTTGTATCTACTGCCCTTCAATCTGCCATTAAATCTAATAATTTAAATACTATTTCTCTTATTGCGGCACTTGGAAAAGAACTTGCTACTGGTGAGATTAACCAGATTGAGACTGCCGATGAACATATTCTTGATGAGGAACGATATTTTAATGTAATTAAACAAAAAACTGCGTCTCTTTTCTCCTCTTGTATGTTAATGGGAGGTTACTCTAATGGTGCAACTGAAGAACAGTTAAATGCAATTGAGGAGTATGGCAATAAGTTGGGATTGTGTTTCCAGATTAAGGACGATATTTTCGATTATTTCACTGATGATTCTGTTGGAAAACCCACAGGTTCTGACCTAAAAGAGGGTAAGGTATCGTTACCGCTATTATTTGCTGTTCAGTCTAATTCTGACGAACGTAATTCTCAAATGTGTGATTTGCTTATGAGAGGAAATCTGACTGATGAGGAGATATCTCTTTTAATTGAGTATGCAAAAGAGAAAGGCGGTATTGAGTATGCGGAGAATATGATGCTTAAACTCAAATCTGAGGCTGAAGATGCTCTTTCAATCTTCCCTGATTCTAAAATTAAAGATGTTTTGATAGAGTTGCTTGACTATATTATTGCTCGTAATTATTAA
- the polA gene encoding DNA polymerase I encodes MKKLFLLDAYALIYRAYYAFIKNPRINSKGLNTSAIYGFVTTLEEVLNKEQPTHIAVAFDPQGPTFRHEMFEQYKAQREETPEAIRTAVPIIKDIIRAYNIPILEVCGYEADDVIGTTAKLAEERGFDTYMMTPDKDFGQLVSEHIYQYKPRHGGGFDIYGVEEVKEKYGISSPLMIIDMLGLMGDSADNIPGCPGVGEKTAIKLINEFGSIENLITSTDKLKGALKTKIEENIEQIKFSKFLATIKIDVPIEFNEESLKYEKPDCDKLEKIFAELEFRNLSEKILGKISTPKTEEKKQPQKTVSQPSLFDLFATDESENLEYENVEESKNRPHTYYLADSEEKINDLIYQLKSAEKFSFDTETTSIEPINAKLVGMSFSVKEDEAFYVPVPEDKQEAQKIVDRFKEVLENEKSQKIGQNIKYDYIVMKNYGVNLKGEFFDTMVAHYLLQPDGHHNMDYLAEVYLGHKTISIETLIGAKGKNQRSMRDVPLQDICEYAAEDADITLRLKNVFETKLREEKLEKLFYEIEMPLVKVLADMEAEGVRVDTNTLAESSKILTHKACEIENKIFEYAGETFNVNSPRQVGEILFIKLKIDPKAKASKQGGYSTSEDVLTKLINRHPIVPLILEYRGLKKLLSTYINALPELINKQTGKIHTSFNQTVTVTGRLSSSNPNLQNIPIRDENGKEIRRAFIPEEGEVFFSADYSQIELRIMAHLSKDENMLKAFISGDDIHAATAAKIFNVPLSEVTSDMRRKAKTANFGIIYGISAFGLAERLNISRNEAKSLIEGYFTSFPSVKQYMDKSIEVAREKGYVETITGRRRVLQDINSNNSIVRGYAERNAINAPIQGSAADIIKIAMIRIAKRIEREKLNAKMIIQVHDELNFSVPENQLEQLKTLVTEEMSSAYQMSVPLIADTGSGKNWLEAH; translated from the coding sequence ATGAAGAAATTATTTTTACTTGATGCCTACGCACTTATATACCGAGCATACTACGCATTTATCAAAAACCCAAGAATTAACTCTAAAGGACTAAATACATCGGCAATATATGGATTTGTAACCACTCTTGAAGAGGTACTAAACAAAGAGCAACCAACTCACATAGCTGTTGCTTTTGACCCACAAGGCCCAACATTCCGACACGAAATGTTTGAACAATACAAAGCCCAACGCGAAGAGACACCCGAAGCAATACGCACTGCCGTACCCATTATAAAAGATATAATAAGAGCATACAATATCCCAATTTTAGAAGTTTGCGGATATGAGGCTGATGATGTTATCGGAACAACCGCAAAACTTGCCGAAGAGAGGGGATTTGATACCTATATGATGACACCCGACAAAGACTTTGGTCAACTTGTAAGCGAACACATATATCAATATAAACCCCGACATGGTGGAGGATTTGATATATATGGAGTAGAAGAGGTAAAAGAGAAATACGGTATTTCATCACCTCTAATGATTATTGATATGTTGGGTTTGATGGGCGACAGTGCCGATAACATTCCAGGATGTCCGGGTGTTGGAGAAAAGACAGCAATTAAACTTATCAACGAGTTTGGCTCAATAGAAAATCTAATCACCTCAACCGATAAACTTAAAGGAGCATTAAAAACAAAAATTGAAGAGAATATTGAGCAGATAAAATTCTCAAAATTTTTAGCAACAATAAAAATTGATGTTCCAATTGAGTTCAACGAAGAGAGTCTGAAATATGAAAAACCCGATTGCGATAAATTAGAGAAAATTTTTGCAGAGTTAGAATTTCGAAATTTATCGGAGAAGATTTTAGGTAAAATTTCAACTCCTAAAACCGAAGAGAAAAAACAACCTCAAAAAACAGTTTCTCAACCCTCGCTCTTTGATTTATTTGCGACCGATGAGTCGGAAAATTTAGAATACGAAAACGTAGAGGAGTCTAAAAACCGTCCTCACACATACTATCTTGCTGATAGTGAGGAGAAAATAAACGATTTAATTTATCAACTAAAAAGTGCCGAAAAATTTTCATTTGACACAGAGACTACCTCAATTGAACCAATAAATGCGAAATTGGTTGGAATGTCATTCTCTGTTAAAGAAGATGAAGCATTTTATGTTCCAGTTCCCGAAGATAAGCAAGAGGCTCAAAAAATTGTCGACAGGTTTAAGGAGGTACTCGAAAATGAGAAATCGCAAAAGATAGGACAAAATATAAAATACGACTACATTGTAATGAAGAACTACGGAGTGAACCTCAAAGGTGAGTTCTTTGATACAATGGTAGCACACTACCTACTTCAACCCGATGGCCATCACAATATGGATTATCTTGCCGAAGTATATTTAGGACATAAAACAATCAGCATTGAGACATTGATTGGAGCAAAGGGCAAAAATCAGCGTTCAATGAGAGATGTTCCCCTGCAAGATATTTGCGAGTATGCGGCAGAAGATGCTGACATAACACTACGACTTAAAAATGTATTTGAGACAAAATTGCGAGAAGAGAAATTAGAAAAACTTTTCTACGAAATTGAGATGCCTCTTGTAAAGGTACTTGCCGATATGGAGGCTGAGGGAGTAAGAGTTGACACCAACACTCTTGCAGAGAGTTCTAAGATATTAACCCACAAAGCATGCGAAATAGAGAATAAAATATTTGAATATGCAGGGGAGACCTTTAATGTAAACTCTCCACGACAAGTAGGTGAGATACTATTTATAAAACTAAAAATAGATCCAAAGGCAAAAGCCTCAAAACAAGGAGGATATTCAACATCCGAAGATGTTCTTACAAAACTTATAAATCGTCACCCAATAGTACCACTAATTCTTGAATACAGAGGATTAAAAAAACTATTAAGCACATATATAAATGCACTGCCCGAACTAATTAATAAACAGACCGGCAAGATACACACATCATTTAACCAAACTGTTACCGTAACTGGCAGATTAAGTTCAAGTAATCCTAACCTGCAAAACATCCCAATACGTGATGAGAATGGCAAAGAGATACGACGTGCATTCATTCCAGAAGAGGGCGAGGTATTCTTCTCGGCAGACTACTCACAGATTGAGTTACGTATTATGGCACACCTCAGCAAAGATGAAAATATGCTAAAAGCATTCATATCAGGAGATGATATTCATGCAGCAACAGCCGCAAAAATATTCAATGTACCATTAAGCGAGGTAACAAGCGATATGCGGCGCAAAGCAAAAACAGCCAATTTTGGCATTATATACGGTATCTCGGCGTTTGGATTAGCCGAGAGGTTAAACATATCACGAAACGAAGCAAAATCGCTTATTGAGGGCTATTTTACCTCATTCCCATCGGTAAAACAATATATGGATAAAAGTATTGAAGTTGCTCGTGAGAAGGGCTATGTTGAGACCATTACAGGACGCAGAAGAGTACTACAAGATATTAACTCAAATAATAGCATTGTTCGTGGCTATGCTGAACGCAATGCAATTAACGCACCAATACAAGGTAGTGCCGCCGATATAATAAAGATTGCCATGATTCGTATTGCAAAACGAATAGAGAGGGAAAAACTCAATGCAAAGATGATTATTCAGGTGCACGATGAGTTAAACTTCAGCGTTCCCGAAAATCAATTAGAACAACTCAAAACGTTGGTAACTGAGGAGATGTCATCGGCATACCAAATGAGTGTACCTCTAATTGCTGACACAGGAAGCGGAAAGAACTGGTTGGAGGCTCATTAG
- a CDS encoding GNAT family N-acetyltransferase codes for MLQFTPIKIEDREIFEKHSYALGEGSCDMAFANIFCWGHLHNPEMAVWGGFVFIRFGGVNGKFHTYMEPIGVGDNIAAFKMLSEYVSSLNEPLKMAGVSANFAEKIRSSIPFCGYYLYPKRSQFDYIYNADYLRSLSGKKLQPKRNHINTFKKLYNFTTEPLTASHKGEVLKLLEEWREGKENADLEAYENEREVIIRGMDNFDALGLRGLALYVEGDLAAFTYGSAINENTFCIHIEKGSSRYERSFAMVNYLFANSLPQQYCYINREEDLGIQGLRDAKLSYQPIMLYSKFNLIEIMGNEDKIEEIKRSTEGVEIAMLWHEAFGDDEEVIDYYICKIRPLGKSYILRDRDAIVATADMFNFVGSYGKCSYIYGVATKRDYRGKGYGKALMKDIFECLYRNGANRCMLIPGSESVAEWYISQGFSKVMEQPISLINDYDYDFGREEEALNTPQYRIINAEEYLAEYARLYPQASFVVSVKDNILLPNNATYRVEQGSVKKVADSENNNLLNVSELFDAYPIKEDSYFMVRMFR; via the coding sequence ATGTTACAATTTACACCCATTAAAATTGAAGATAGAGAGATATTTGAGAAACACTCATACGCCTTAGGAGAGGGGAGTTGCGATATGGCATTTGCCAATATCTTTTGTTGGGGACATCTGCATAATCCTGAAATGGCAGTGTGGGGAGGTTTTGTCTTTATTCGTTTTGGTGGTGTAAATGGTAAATTCCATACCTATATGGAACCCATTGGAGTGGGGGATAATATTGCCGCATTTAAGATGTTGTCAGAGTATGTTAGTTCGCTTAACGAACCTCTTAAGATGGCAGGAGTGTCGGCAAATTTTGCAGAGAAGATACGCTCTTCAATCCCTTTCTGTGGATATTATCTTTACCCTAAACGTAGTCAGTTTGACTATATCTATAATGCCGATTACTTAAGAAGTTTGTCAGGTAAAAAGTTACAACCAAAACGTAACCATATAAACACCTTTAAAAAACTATATAATTTCACCACAGAGCCACTTACGGCGTCTCATAAGGGCGAAGTACTTAAATTGCTTGAGGAGTGGCGAGAGGGCAAAGAAAACGCCGATTTGGAGGCGTACGAGAACGAAAGGGAGGTAATAATTAGGGGTATGGATAATTTTGATGCCCTTGGTTTGCGAGGTTTGGCTCTTTATGTAGAAGGTGATTTGGCGGCTTTCACATACGGCTCGGCAATAAATGAGAATACTTTTTGTATTCATATAGAGAAGGGGAGTAGTCGTTACGAGCGGAGTTTTGCAATGGTTAATTATCTTTTTGCTAACTCATTACCTCAACAATATTGTTATATAAATCGTGAGGAGGATTTAGGTATTCAGGGACTCAGGGATGCTAAATTGTCGTACCAGCCTATTATGCTCTATTCTAAGTTTAACCTTATTGAGATAATGGGTAATGAGGATAAAATTGAGGAGATTAAACGCTCAACCGAAGGGGTTGAAATTGCTATGCTTTGGCATGAGGCTTTTGGTGATGATGAGGAGGTAATTGATTATTATATATGTAAAATCAGACCATTAGGTAAGAGTTATATTTTGCGTGACAGGGATGCTATTGTTGCCACTGCCGATATGTTTAATTTTGTTGGCAGTTATGGTAAATGTTCATACATTTATGGAGTTGCAACAAAGAGAGATTATAGGGGCAAAGGGTATGGTAAGGCTTTAATGAAGGATATTTTTGAGTGCCTTTATCGCAATGGAGCAAACAGATGTATGTTGATTCCCGGTAGTGAAAGTGTAGCGGAGTGGTATATAAGTCAGGGATTCTCAAAAGTTATGGAGCAACCAATATCTCTTATTAATGATTATGATTACGATTTTGGTCGTGAAGAGGAGGCATTGAATACTCCTCAGTATAGGATTATAAATGCTGAAGAGTATCTTGCTGAATATGCCAGATTGTATCCTCAAGCATCTTTCGTTGTTAGCGTAAAAGACAATATTTTGTTGCCAAATAATGCAACATATAGAGTAGAGCAGGGGAGTGTAAAAAAGGTTGCTGACAGTGAGAACAACAACCTTTTAAACGTATCTGAACTATTTGATGCTTATCCTATTAAAGAGGATAGTTATTTTATGGTTAGAATGTTTAGGTAA
- the deoC gene encoding deoxyribose-phosphate aldolase codes for MDRYNEAIEKYEKNLNDEIVKNEVENILKNHLSENCNKAVYKEILSCLDITTLNVTDNYETVVKLVDFVNKIDENYHDIDNVAAICVYPNFVTAVRGTLEVSNVNVASVSGGFPSSQTYAEIKAIEAGLAIKDGADELDIVMNVGNFMIGNYEDMCDEINEIKEICGDRTLKVIIETGALESCNNIRKASILSIYAGADFIKTSTGKISVGATPEAFYVMCNAIKDYYAETGTKIGIKAAGGIKTPVDAAKYYTIVKEVLGEEWLNKDLFRIGAAGLANNLISAIYKKDNTLIN; via the coding sequence ATGGATAGATACAACGAGGCAATCGAGAAATATGAGAAGAATCTAAACGACGAGATCGTAAAAAATGAGGTTGAAAACATTCTAAAAAATCACTTATCAGAGAACTGTAATAAAGCAGTATATAAAGAGATTTTATCTTGCTTAGATATAACCACTTTGAACGTAACAGATAATTACGAAACAGTGGTAAAGCTGGTTGATTTCGTAAACAAGATTGATGAAAATTACCATGATATAGATAATGTTGCAGCAATATGTGTATATCCAAACTTCGTAACAGCAGTCAGAGGCACATTAGAGGTATCAAATGTTAACGTAGCATCAGTAAGTGGAGGTTTCCCTTCATCGCAAACATACGCCGAGATTAAAGCAATAGAGGCAGGACTTGCTATAAAAGACGGAGCAGATGAGTTAGATATAGTTATGAACGTTGGAAACTTTATGATAGGCAACTATGAAGATATGTGCGACGAGATTAACGAAATAAAAGAGATTTGCGGAGATAGAACATTAAAAGTAATTATTGAAACTGGAGCATTAGAGAGTTGTAATAATATTAGAAAAGCATCGATACTTTCGATATATGCAGGTGCCGATTTCATCAAAACCTCAACCGGCAAAATATCTGTTGGTGCAACTCCTGAAGCATTCTATGTAATGTGTAATGCTATTAAAGACTATTACGCTGAGACCGGAACAAAGATTGGTATTAAGGCAGCAGGAGGCATAAAAACACCAGTAGATGCAGCAAAATACTATACAATAGTTAAAGAGGTATTAGGCGAGGAGTGGTTAAATAAAGATCTATTCCGTATAGGTGCGGCAGGATTAGCAAATAACCTAATATCAGCAATATACAAGAAAGACAATACTTTAATAAATTAA